A window of Ictidomys tridecemlineatus isolate mIctTri1 chromosome 15, mIctTri1.hap1, whole genome shotgun sequence contains these coding sequences:
- the Zfp90 gene encoding zinc finger protein 90 homolog isoform X2: MLENYSHLVSLGYQVSKPEVIFKLEQGEEPWISEGEIQRPFCSDWKTRPEAKSSNLQQGISEVFHSTDDFSHATIEDPWDISSQLEGHQENWRRHPGPEASTQKKIPPEGSFAQNKSGEDSRLNTDPVPQLNSPSSIRPSECETLGSNLGHNGELLNQNSVLAKKKPYKCNKCRKAFIHRSSLTKHEKTHKGEDNFPNGTGQGIYPGKKHHECTDCGKTFLWKTQLIEHHRIHTGEKPFECNVCGKAFRHSSSLGQHENAHTGEKPYQCSLCGKAFQRSSSLVQHQRIHTGEKPYRCNLCGRSFRHGTSLTQHEVTHSGEKPFQCKECGKAFSRCSSLVQHERTHTGEKPFECSICGRAFGQSPSLYKHMRIHKRGKPYQSNNYNVDFKHNLSLTQDENLLAEVKSYHCNDCGEDFSHITDFTDHQRIHTAENPYDCEQAFSQQSVSHPGEKPYQCNVCGKAFKRSTSFIEHHRIHTGEKPYECNECGEAFSRRSSLTQHERTHTGEKPYECIDCGKAFSQSSSLIQHERTHTGEKPYECNECGRAFRKKTNLHDHQRIHTGEKPYACKECGKNFSRSSALTKHQRIHTRNKL; encoded by the coding sequence ACTGGAAGACCAGGCCTGAAGCCAAATCATCAAATCTGCAGCAGGGTATATCTGAAGTATTCCACAGCACAGATGATTTCTCACATGCCACAATAGAAGACCCCTGGGATATTAGTAGCCAGTTAGAGGGGCATCAGGAAAACTGGAGGAGACATCCAGGGCCAGAAGCATCTACCCAGAAGAAAATCCCACCAGAGGGAAGTTTTGCACAAAATAAATCTGGTGAAGACTCTAGATTGAACACAGACCCGGTTCCACAACTGAACAGTCCTTCAAGCATAAGGCCTAGTGAATGTGAAACACTTGGAAGCAATCTGGGACATAATGGAGAGTTGCTTAATCAGAACAGTGTCCTTGCAAAAAAGAAACCctataaatgtaataaatgtaGAAAAGCCTTTATTCACAGATCATCACTTACTAAACATGAGAAAACTCATAAAGGAGAAGATAATTTCCCCAATGGTACAGGTCAGGGAATTTATCCTGGAAAGAAACACCATGAATGCACTGACTGTGGGAAAACTTTCCTCTGGAAGACACAGCTTATTGAGCATCATAGAATTCACACTGGGGAAAAACCCTTTGAGTGCAATGTGTGTGGAAAGGCCTTCAGGCATAGTTCATCCCTAGGTCAACATGAGAAtgctcatactggagagaaaccctatcaGTGTAGTCTCTGTGGGAAGGCCTTCCAGCGCAGTTCCTCCCTTgttcaacaccagagaattcacactggagaaaagccttatCGCTGTAATCTCTGTGGGAGGTCCTTTAGGCATGGTACATCCCTCACTCAACATGAGGTCACTCATAGTGGGGAGAAACCTTTCCagtgtaaggaatgtgggaaagcctttagtCGATGTTCTTCCCTTGTCCAGCATGAGAggactcatactggagagaaaccttttGAATGTAGTATATGTGGGAGGGCTTTTGGTCAGAGCCCATCCCTTTATAAGCATATGAGGATTCATAAGAGAGGCAAACCTTACCAAAGCAATAACTATAATGTAGATTTCAAGCACAACTTATCTCTTACTCAAGATGAAAATCTACTGGCTGAAGTGAAATCCTACCATTGTAATGACTGTGGAGAAGACTTCAGTCACATTACAGACTTTACTGACCATCAGAGGATCCATACTGCTGAGAATCCCTATGATTGTGAGCAGGCCTTTAGTCAACAATCTGTTTCCCAtcctggagagaaaccttatcaGTGTAATGTGTGTGGGAAAGCTTTTAAAAGAAGTACAAGTTTCATAGAGCATcacagaattcatactggagagaagccttatgaatgtaatgaatgtggaGAAGCCTTCAGTCGACGCTCATCACTTACCCAACATGAGAGaacccacactggagagaaaccctatgaatgtattGACTGTGGAAAAGCCTTCAGTCAGAGTTCATCTCTTATTCAGCATGagagaactcatactggagagaaaccatatgaatgtaatgaatgtgggCGGGCCTTCCGAAAGAAAACCAATCTGCATGAtcatcagagaattcatactggagaaaaaccatatgcttgtaaggaatgtgggaaaaacTTCAGTCGAAGCTCTGCTCTTACAAagcaccagagaattcatacacGAAATAAACTGTAG